Proteins found in one Microbacterium sp. LWS13-1.2 genomic segment:
- a CDS encoding N-6 DNA methylase — translation MQSFDAQMRRVHDHLYANANIKLPEDLQAEVAKVIQTLTWLAVVGDEPQLDRPTVDAALAGDRETVDSIARDVRASFTAYNSSLRRYPRSEAALKLDNSSLGFIVGALNDVDMSDATRDWLGDALEVFRSTAAKRLGGQFFTDQRVTSMAVDLLEFDANTDDLVDICAGTGGFLIAGARHAQAQGTNQAPRLVGVEVDPSLAHLANSTLHHLADFPADAVFNADSFREPAQWPLALRRTIVPGTHRRLATNPPFGQKITIKDPRVLERFELGHVWARGASSWVKSRRTGPTPPDILFLERNIDLAIPGEGRLAIVLPYQILSGPKLGYVRDWLLRNTKLIAVVDLPDDTFQPWTGTKTSVIVCERREEPLTQWDGEEYPVFMAVSRQIGHDRRGNPITDDNGLIVCDLPDISRAFKLYREGGEPSLAYSEAFIVSAAQITWDSDLRINAAYYEPRSTRTLSSLHELTADGSFDLTTIGAVTNGIFFPGRFKRNYVAPGPGAVPFLGGTNVTQMLPTNRKYVSATDRRLNELTVKAGWILVTRSGSTGIVSSVPPSWEGYAMSEHVIRIVPNEDVLPAGYVEAYLRSHMGQALLAQGIFGSVIDEITPEHIASMPIPVPSDKAKIRQIAATQTSANQHREDSIALFAAAGSQFEKLIGRQFGTVGEDADLALPAQDVISEREELLES, via the coding sequence ATGCAGTCCTTCGACGCCCAGATGAGGCGAGTTCACGACCATCTCTATGCGAACGCGAACATAAAACTACCGGAGGATCTTCAAGCCGAAGTCGCAAAGGTGATCCAAACCCTCACATGGCTGGCTGTAGTCGGAGATGAGCCGCAGCTTGACCGCCCGACGGTTGATGCCGCCTTGGCTGGCGACCGAGAGACCGTCGACTCGATCGCGAGAGATGTTCGCGCCTCGTTCACCGCTTACAACTCCTCGCTCCGCCGATACCCACGGAGCGAGGCTGCGCTGAAGCTCGACAATTCCAGCCTCGGGTTCATCGTTGGCGCATTAAACGACGTTGACATGAGCGACGCGACGCGAGACTGGCTAGGCGATGCCCTCGAGGTCTTTCGATCGACCGCCGCCAAGCGACTTGGAGGACAGTTCTTTACCGACCAGCGGGTGACATCGATGGCCGTGGACCTGCTGGAGTTCGATGCCAACACGGATGACCTCGTGGACATCTGCGCGGGAACAGGGGGCTTCTTAATCGCTGGTGCTCGGCACGCACAGGCTCAGGGCACGAATCAGGCACCCCGCCTTGTGGGCGTCGAGGTGGATCCGAGCCTGGCTCACCTGGCGAACAGCACACTGCACCATCTTGCCGACTTCCCGGCGGACGCCGTCTTCAACGCGGATTCGTTTAGGGAGCCCGCGCAGTGGCCGCTGGCCCTCCGGCGCACGATTGTGCCCGGAACTCACCGTCGCTTGGCAACCAATCCCCCGTTCGGGCAGAAGATCACGATCAAGGATCCTCGCGTCCTCGAGCGGTTCGAACTTGGCCATGTCTGGGCGCGGGGTGCCTCGTCGTGGGTCAAGTCGAGGCGCACGGGGCCGACGCCGCCAGACATCTTGTTCCTCGAGCGCAATATCGATCTCGCCATCCCTGGTGAGGGCAGGTTGGCGATAGTACTTCCGTATCAGATTCTCTCTGGACCCAAGCTCGGGTACGTACGAGACTGGCTGCTTCGCAACACCAAACTCATCGCCGTGGTGGATTTGCCCGACGACACTTTCCAACCGTGGACCGGTACGAAGACGTCGGTCATTGTGTGCGAGAGGCGCGAAGAGCCGCTCACACAGTGGGACGGCGAGGAGTATCCCGTCTTCATGGCCGTGTCACGACAGATCGGACACGATCGTCGAGGTAACCCGATCACGGATGATAACGGTTTGATCGTCTGCGACCTCCCCGACATCTCCCGTGCGTTCAAACTGTATCGCGAAGGGGGGGAGCCTTCCCTGGCCTACAGCGAAGCCTTCATTGTCTCCGCTGCGCAGATCACTTGGGATAGCGATCTGCGGATCAACGCCGCGTACTACGAGCCCCGGAGTACACGCACACTCAGCTCACTCCATGAGCTAACGGCAGACGGATCGTTTGATCTCACCACAATCGGTGCGGTGACCAACGGCATCTTTTTCCCTGGCCGGTTCAAGCGAAATTATGTTGCCCCTGGCCCAGGTGCCGTCCCGTTCCTAGGTGGAACGAACGTCACGCAGATGCTACCAACGAATCGAAAGTACGTTTCTGCAACGGATCGACGGCTCAACGAGCTGACCGTGAAGGCCGGGTGGATTCTCGTTACGAGGAGCGGATCGACCGGGATCGTTTCCAGTGTTCCGCCCAGTTGGGAGGGTTACGCGATGTCAGAACATGTGATTCGCATCGTCCCAAATGAGGACGTGCTGCCTGCGGGCTACGTCGAAGCGTACTTGCGCAGCCACATGGGCCAAGCCCTGCTGGCACAAGGAATCTTCGGCAGTGTGATCGATGAGATCACGCCGGAACACATTGCATCGATGCCAATTCCTGTGCCGAGCGACAAGGCGAAGATTCGCCAGATCGCTGCGACGCAGACGTCCGCCAACCAACACCGAGAGGATTCGATCGCGCTATTCGCCGCCGCTGGGTCTCAGTTCGAGAAACTCATCGGACGGCAGTTCGGCACTGTCGGGGAAGATGCCGATCTCGCTTTGCCGGCGCAGGATGTCATCAGCGAGCGCGAGGAACTCCTCGAATCGTAG
- a CDS encoding aldehyde dehydrogenase family protein yields MGETAMGTSVRTGLYIGGEERFTEDVLPIPDPGRPGVVVGEAAAASVSDVKDAVAAAKAAFPAWAALTAQERAAQMAAAIAGIADDRDEDAAILSQENGKIRMEAWIDGLVFEIRWNLALMLADEVDAAKTLPPVPGAIPVSTEVSYQPLGVVTVIVPFNWPIAILGAALPHALLAGNTAIVKPPPSAPLATTRVVQRVAEKLPPGVLNVVTGRDQDMADLIQNPDVAKVCFTGSVNGGKRIMEMASKTLTRVTLELGGNDAAVFLDDAILDDAHLDRLYAAIYDTTGQICMNAKRVFVHRSRMDELVSGLAARLEKATLGHGLDEGATMGPLHQPAQKAFVDEIIQEAKDAGADVREFGSLPEGDLAGGNFVRPAIVVDPELGLRVVTQEQFGPVIPVIPFDDETEAVRLANDTWGGLCGSVWTGSPEAAQRVGSQLECGYVWVNDHGATRLDLRAPFGGMKQSGFGREQGIEGVRAFQDTRSIATIDPEVLASMAH; encoded by the coding sequence ATGGGCGAGACCGCGATGGGGACATCGGTTCGGACGGGGCTGTACATCGGCGGTGAGGAGCGGTTCACGGAGGACGTGCTGCCGATCCCGGACCCCGGAAGGCCCGGAGTGGTCGTCGGCGAGGCGGCCGCGGCATCCGTCTCCGATGTGAAGGATGCCGTTGCCGCGGCGAAGGCGGCGTTCCCGGCGTGGGCGGCGCTCACGGCTCAGGAGCGCGCCGCGCAGATGGCGGCCGCGATCGCGGGCATCGCGGATGATCGCGACGAGGATGCCGCGATCCTGTCGCAGGAGAACGGCAAGATCCGGATGGAGGCGTGGATCGACGGGCTCGTGTTCGAGATCCGCTGGAACCTCGCCCTGATGCTCGCCGACGAGGTGGATGCCGCCAAGACGCTGCCGCCGGTGCCCGGCGCGATCCCGGTATCGACCGAGGTGTCGTACCAGCCACTGGGCGTCGTGACCGTGATCGTGCCGTTCAACTGGCCCATCGCGATCCTCGGCGCCGCGCTCCCGCACGCGCTGCTGGCCGGCAACACCGCGATCGTGAAGCCACCGCCCTCGGCGCCGCTGGCGACCACGCGGGTCGTGCAGCGGGTCGCCGAGAAGCTGCCGCCGGGCGTGCTGAACGTCGTCACCGGACGCGACCAGGACATGGCCGACCTCATCCAGAACCCCGACGTCGCCAAGGTCTGCTTCACCGGCAGTGTGAACGGCGGCAAGCGGATCATGGAGATGGCGTCCAAGACGCTGACCCGCGTGACGCTCGAGCTGGGCGGCAACGACGCGGCGGTCTTCCTCGACGACGCGATCCTCGACGATGCGCATCTCGACCGGCTCTACGCCGCGATCTACGACACCACCGGGCAGATCTGCATGAACGCCAAGCGCGTCTTCGTCCACCGTTCGCGGATGGACGAGTTGGTCTCGGGACTCGCCGCGCGGCTCGAGAAGGCCACGCTCGGCCACGGCCTCGACGAGGGCGCGACGATGGGCCCGCTGCATCAGCCGGCTCAGAAGGCGTTCGTCGACGAGATCATCCAGGAGGCGAAGGATGCCGGAGCCGACGTCCGCGAGTTCGGCTCCCTGCCGGAGGGTGATTTGGCGGGCGGGAACTTCGTCCGCCCCGCGATCGTCGTCGACCCGGAGCTCGGCCTGCGCGTGGTCACGCAGGAGCAGTTCGGCCCGGTCATCCCGGTGATCCCGTTCGACGACGAGACCGAGGCGGTGCGCCTTGCCAACGACACGTGGGGCGGGCTCTGCGGATCGGTGTGGACGGGCTCGCCCGAGGCTGCGCAGCGCGTGGGCTCGCAGCTCGAGTGCGGCTATGTCTGGGTCAACGACCACGGTGCGACGCGTCTCGACCTGCGGGCGCCGTTCGGCGGCATGAAGCAGTCGGGCTTCGGCCGCGAGCAGGGCATCGAGGGCGTGCGTGCCTTCCAGGACACCCGCTCGATCGCGACCATCGACCCGGAGGTGTTGGCTTCGATGGCCCACTGA
- a CDS encoding GntR family transcriptional regulator, which yields MTDAAVRSDDETMERPDLTQVIREAILDAQFAPHQRLIEADLSERYGASRASVRTALLNLAGEGLVERLPNRGARVRAITVDEAIEIVEVRIGLETLCARKAAENLTPADAERLRALRADIEAAIASGDLMAYSRLNQELDRRIRDLSRHGTATQLLERLRAQSARHQFRLAFHPGRAATSAPEHIAIIDAILAKDPDAAEAATRAHLSGIVRVLHSME from the coding sequence ATGACGGATGCCGCAGTGCGCAGCGACGACGAGACGATGGAGCGGCCCGACCTCACACAGGTGATCCGCGAGGCGATCCTCGACGCCCAGTTCGCACCGCATCAGCGCCTCATCGAAGCCGACCTGAGCGAGCGGTACGGCGCATCGCGAGCCTCGGTGCGCACCGCACTGCTCAATCTCGCCGGGGAGGGACTCGTCGAACGCCTGCCCAACCGCGGCGCGCGCGTGCGGGCGATCACCGTCGACGAGGCGATCGAGATCGTCGAGGTGCGCATCGGCCTCGAGACACTCTGCGCGCGCAAGGCCGCCGAGAACCTCACGCCAGCCGACGCCGAGCGCCTGCGCGCGCTGCGCGCCGACATCGAAGCGGCGATCGCGTCCGGCGACCTCATGGCGTACTCGCGCCTCAACCAGGAGCTCGACCGCCGTATCCGCGACCTCAGCCGCCACGGCACCGCCACGCAGCTGCTCGAGCGCCTGCGCGCCCAGTCGGCGCGCCACCAGTTCCGCCTCGCGTTCCACCCCGGCCGCGCCGCGACGTCAGCCCCCGAGCACATCGCGATCATCGACGCGATCCTCGCCAAGGACCCCGACGCCGCCGAGGCCGCGACGCGCGCGCACCTCTCGGGCATCGTCAGGGTCCTGCACAGCATGGAGTGA
- a CDS encoding ABC transporter substrate-binding protein, protein MSTNRRRMRVASVVAGIGIVAVLAAGCARGGGSPNDTDDGGAAEASPGITDDSITLGITTPLSGPTAGPGTCTVAGVTAYFGARNAEGGVEFGDGNTRTVEIEALDDEYDPQKAKANYDQLKSSVFAMTAGLGTPTNRAWLDAAIADEVPQVLIMTGDPIFSNQEESPWQLGFVPIYQNEGEAFGELLAGSAEDHKVAILSQNDDYGEGYVEGFKTAIEGADNIEVVKELTYEATDTSVDAQLTELAGSGADVFFNAMSITPLVISSLQKSQELGWLPSWFLPSNTSSPSAILEPGGAAAFPGVYTVAFAQSAAAPTFAESEEGAAFLEQLAEYANYPDVPAFPHCVWSYQIGATLEEVFGNMTEPTRENFMEALRDVSGFTAPLMLEGSTVDTTQDGLPAVSTVQVQKYNGKGYAPAESWDE, encoded by the coding sequence ATGAGCACGAATCGCAGAAGGATGCGCGTCGCCTCGGTCGTCGCGGGGATCGGCATCGTTGCCGTCCTCGCTGCCGGCTGCGCACGCGGCGGCGGATCGCCGAACGACACCGACGACGGCGGCGCCGCCGAGGCGAGCCCGGGTATCACCGACGACTCGATCACCCTCGGTATCACCACGCCGCTGTCGGGCCCGACCGCCGGACCGGGCACCTGCACGGTCGCCGGCGTCACCGCGTACTTCGGCGCCAGGAACGCCGAGGGCGGAGTCGAGTTCGGCGACGGCAACACCCGCACCGTCGAGATCGAGGCGCTGGACGACGAGTACGACCCGCAGAAGGCCAAGGCCAACTACGACCAGCTCAAGAGCAGCGTCTTCGCGATGACCGCCGGCCTCGGCACGCCCACCAACCGGGCGTGGCTCGACGCGGCGATCGCCGACGAGGTGCCGCAGGTGCTGATCATGACGGGCGACCCGATCTTCAGCAACCAGGAGGAGAGCCCCTGGCAGCTCGGCTTCGTGCCGATCTACCAGAACGAGGGCGAAGCGTTCGGCGAGCTGCTCGCCGGATCGGCCGAAGACCACAAGGTCGCGATCCTGTCGCAGAACGACGACTACGGCGAGGGCTACGTCGAGGGCTTCAAGACCGCCATCGAGGGCGCCGACAACATCGAGGTCGTCAAGGAGCTCACCTACGAGGCCACCGACACCTCGGTCGACGCGCAGCTGACCGAGCTGGCCGGCTCGGGCGCCGACGTGTTCTTCAACGCGATGTCGATCACCCCGCTGGTGATCTCGTCGCTGCAGAAGTCGCAGGAGCTCGGCTGGCTCCCGTCCTGGTTCCTGCCGTCGAACACGTCGAGCCCGAGTGCCATCCTCGAGCCGGGCGGCGCCGCAGCGTTCCCCGGCGTCTACACCGTGGCGTTCGCGCAGTCGGCGGCCGCGCCGACGTTCGCCGAGAGCGAGGAGGGCGCCGCCTTCCTCGAGCAGCTCGCGGAGTACGCGAACTACCCGGACGTGCCGGCGTTCCCGCACTGCGTCTGGTCGTACCAGATCGGGGCGACGCTCGAGGAGGTGTTCGGCAACATGACCGAGCCGACGCGCGAGAACTTCATGGAAGCGCTGCGCGACGTCTCGGGCTTCACGGCGCCGCTCATGCTCGAGGGCTCCACCGTCGACACGACCCAGGACGGACTGCCCGCCGTCTCGACCGTGCAGGTGCAGAAGTACAACGGCAAGGGCTACGCGCCCGCCGAGAGCTGGGACGAGTGA
- a CDS encoding branched-chain amino acid ABC transporter permease has protein sequence MAANTDLSNRSPLLERPWVRWAVIGLVIVLMIVLPLMLPEFANQTIARIGVFAVAVLGLNVVMGYTGQVSLGQIFFVGVGAYVTAFGVNADWNVVLVFVLACLVPAVIGLVIALAAARLGGLAIAMVTIALPIIGVPLAKRLSDFTGGSQGTSARFSGAPEWTGLYDDQWQLYIVFLIGGITFMLTRNLVRGKYGRAFAIVKGNEAVAGSLGVSPYRFKVLAFTIASLIGGVSGFLYMVVIQYTSPETLHFGHSIELLASMVIGGAGSILGSLLGGVWYVLLPQVTNLIDPNITAMLQGAILLVVLFILPGGLVSLPSLWRRRGRDAGSGRPGGPVGGAMKADAAASVAGSSTVGDALGAPSTPSPPPPTTQSPPPSTTQS, from the coding sequence ATGGCTGCGAACACGGACCTCTCCAACCGGTCGCCCCTCCTCGAGCGCCCCTGGGTGCGCTGGGCCGTCATCGGCCTCGTCATCGTGCTGATGATCGTGCTGCCGCTGATGCTCCCGGAGTTCGCCAACCAGACGATCGCCCGTATCGGCGTCTTCGCCGTCGCCGTCCTGGGCCTCAACGTCGTGATGGGCTACACCGGCCAGGTCTCGCTCGGCCAGATCTTCTTCGTCGGCGTCGGCGCCTACGTCACGGCGTTCGGCGTCAATGCCGACTGGAACGTCGTGCTCGTCTTCGTGCTCGCGTGCCTCGTCCCCGCGGTCATCGGCCTGGTCATCGCCCTCGCCGCCGCGCGTCTCGGCGGACTCGCCATCGCGATGGTCACGATCGCGCTGCCGATCATCGGCGTGCCCCTCGCCAAGCGCCTGTCGGACTTCACGGGCGGCTCGCAGGGCACCTCCGCCCGCTTCTCGGGCGCACCGGAGTGGACCGGCCTGTACGACGACCAGTGGCAGCTCTACATCGTCTTCCTCATCGGCGGCATCACCTTCATGCTCACGCGCAACCTCGTGCGGGGCAAGTACGGCAGAGCCTTCGCGATCGTGAAGGGGAACGAGGCGGTCGCCGGGTCGCTGGGCGTGTCGCCGTACCGCTTCAAGGTGCTCGCGTTCACGATCGCATCCCTGATCGGCGGCGTGAGCGGCTTCCTCTACATGGTCGTCATCCAGTACACCTCGCCCGAGACTCTGCACTTCGGCCACTCCATCGAGCTGCTCGCGTCGATGGTGATCGGCGGCGCCGGCAGCATCCTCGGCTCCCTCCTCGGGGGCGTCTGGTACGTGCTGCTGCCGCAGGTCACCAACCTGATCGACCCGAATATCACCGCCATGCTGCAAGGCGCCATCCTCCTGGTGGTGCTGTTCATCCTGCCCGGCGGGCTGGTCTCGCTGCCGAGCCTGTGGCGGCGACGCGGGCGCGACGCCGGCTCCGGTCGCCCGGGCGGACCGGTCGGGGGTGCCATGAAAGCGGATGCCGCGGCATCCGTCGCCGGAAGCTCCACCGTCGGCGACGCACTGGGCGCCCCTTCGACGCCATCACCACCACCACCTACGACGCAATCACCACCACCATCTACGACGCAGTCGTAA